A genomic segment from Paraburkholderia hayleyella encodes:
- a CDS encoding sugar ABC transporter ATPase: MTFPLLHSFRLSVLSCAALLALGACGASGDAHRAALDGQARPMMYISSATPPAAIAACLTSRLSLARALKRGSVTEVTVGERSNPAYRVTLTPSGSRTTVKVEHPADAPDNPPEPEMRFHIARCTT; encoded by the coding sequence ATGACATTCCCTCTTCTGCATTCTTTCCGCTTGTCGGTCTTGTCCTGCGCAGCGCTGCTGGCGCTCGGCGCGTGCGGCGCCTCAGGGGATGCCCACCGCGCGGCACTCGATGGGCAGGCCCGCCCGATGATGTATATCAGCTCAGCGACCCCACCGGCGGCGATTGCCGCGTGCCTGACGAGCCGCCTGTCGCTAGCCCGCGCGCTCAAGCGCGGCAGCGTGACGGAAGTCACCGTGGGCGAGCGGTCGAACCCGGCGTATCGCGTCACGCTCACGCCATCGGGCTCGCGCACGACCGTCAAGGTCGAGCATCCGGCCGACGCCCCCGACAATCCGCCCGAGCCCGAAATGCGCTTCCATATCGCGCGCTGCACGACTTGA
- a CDS encoding glycine zipper family protein yields MTNPIARSTTSCFSPKQNNDQKQNKYSCMTPAQEGRSLGYALGGMFGFISGVVFGGLAGLFSVSMDELTERCKASHDPSRGVDAVDHFTNTSSISLNSSSEADTEICLTGHAVKNILIGVAVGAVTGAAIGIGIKALSNRINSYKNPQRDHEKLLQDDKNIKYENMNINGDKIQDNDENNIQIQIQINDVNNNEIPPVAPGVNNDTVNDPNPFA; encoded by the coding sequence ATGACGAATCCAATTGCACGTTCTACCACAAGCTGCTTTTCCCCCAAACAAAATAATGACCAAAAACAAAATAAATATTCATGCATGACTCCCGCGCAAGAAGGAAGGTCCTTGGGTTATGCTCTAGGGGGCATGTTTGGGTTCATTAGCGGTGTAGTTTTTGGTGGTCTTGCAGGCTTATTTTCCGTGTCAATGGACGAACTAACAGAACGCTGCAAAGCCAGTCATGATCCTTCGAGAGGAGTAGATGCGGTTGACCATTTCACGAACACATCATCCATCAGTTTAAATTCATCCTCTGAAGCTGACACTGAAATTTGCCTAACCGGCCATGCGGTCAAGAACATCCTAATTGGCGTTGCAGTGGGTGCTGTTACTGGAGCCGCTATCGGTATAGGCATCAAAGCCTTGAGTAATCGTATTAACAGTTATAAAAATCCCCAAAGAGATCACGAAAAACTCCTCCAGGATGATAAAAATATAAAATATGAAAATATGAATATCAATGGCGATAAAATTCAGGACAATGATGAAAATAACATTCAAATTCAAATTCAGATTAATGATGTAAACAACAATGAAATTCCGCCCGTTGCTCCTGGCGTCAATAACGACACGGTGAACGACCCCAATCCGTTTGCCTAA
- a CDS encoding PhoX family protein, whose translation MAEQPDFSRRKTLKFLAGAPLLPSWLPSLLPLGGLASSAALASCGAHDVSAGAPPQPLAQFVSASFAGMAAPTLDDPQAMAQTTVASSLTLRLSDGSQRVCQLAYQPFFVTGDEAPDGQGGTILTGGYFDIHQQPIIDRSVPGQARQFFSDCPDGSSLLRLEHTTVKRVSGNPVFAVVQFEYATRDQSAASVYGQLPSPVAVLTLDQNPATGALKLVAYRNVDTSGAHGLWITCGASLSPWNTHLSSEEYEPDASSIASNSQFKAFSRNLFGDETTARPYHYGHLPEITVNPDGSGRVTKHYCLGRISHELVQVMPDQRTVLMGDDATNGGLFMFIADRPADLSTGTLYVARWQQQSSAGAGSARLAWLRLGHASSAEIEALADRLNFADIMDLALKEPTEPGFTKIHFNGTFNWIRLKPGMTQAAAFLETHRYAALAGGSMGFTKLEGTTLNVRDKVLYSAMSRIEKSMVRGHPASSDVALERAISAGAVYALNLGEGQRDTEGAAIDSAWVPLDMSAPAALVGEDLAVADALGNLANPERIANPDNLKFSEKLRTLFIGEDSSAHVNNFLWAYNVETKTLTRVLSCPAGAESTGLHAVDELNGWTYVMSNFQHVGDWESPLHDKVKATLDPLVRARYKDRFGAAVGYLTAEPVGLRL comes from the coding sequence ATGGCTGAACAGCCCGATTTCTCCCGCCGTAAAACGCTCAAATTCCTCGCTGGCGCGCCGTTGCTGCCTTCATGGTTGCCTTCATTGTTACCACTAGGCGGCCTGGCCAGCAGCGCGGCGCTGGCCAGTTGCGGTGCTCATGACGTGAGCGCGGGCGCACCGCCCCAGCCGCTCGCGCAGTTTGTGTCGGCCTCGTTTGCCGGTATGGCCGCGCCCACGCTCGATGACCCGCAAGCGATGGCGCAAACCACCGTGGCTTCAAGCCTCACGCTGCGTTTGAGCGATGGCAGCCAACGCGTGTGCCAACTGGCGTATCAGCCGTTCTTTGTCACCGGCGATGAGGCGCCCGATGGCCAGGGCGGCACGATCCTCACGGGCGGCTACTTCGATATCCATCAACAGCCGATCATCGACCGCTCGGTACCCGGCCAGGCGCGCCAGTTTTTTTCCGATTGCCCGGATGGCAGCTCGCTGCTGCGGCTGGAACACACCACGGTCAAAAGGGTCAGCGGCAACCCGGTATTCGCCGTGGTGCAGTTCGAATACGCCACACGCGATCAAAGCGCCGCCTCGGTGTATGGCCAGTTGCCGTCGCCGGTCGCGGTGCTGACGCTCGACCAGAATCCGGCCACGGGCGCGTTAAAACTGGTTGCTTATCGCAACGTCGATACCTCGGGCGCGCACGGCCTGTGGATTACCTGCGGCGCGAGCCTCTCGCCCTGGAACACGCATCTGTCCAGCGAGGAATACGAGCCGGACGCCAGCAGCATCGCCAGCAATAGCCAGTTCAAGGCGTTCAGCCGCAACCTGTTCGGTGACGAAACCACGGCGCGCCCTTATCACTACGGCCATCTGCCAGAAATCACGGTGAACCCGGATGGCTCGGGCCGCGTGACCAAGCATTATTGTCTCGGGCGGATTTCGCATGAACTGGTGCAGGTGATGCCCGACCAGCGCACGGTCCTGATGGGCGACGATGCGACCAATGGCGGGTTGTTCATGTTTATCGCCGATCGGCCTGCTGATCTGTCGACGGGCACGCTATATGTCGCGCGCTGGCAGCAGCAGTCATCCGCCGGGGCCGGGTCCGCGCGTCTGGCATGGCTTCGCCTGGGCCACGCGAGCAGCGCCGAAATCGAAGCGCTGGCCGACCGGCTGAACTTTGCCGACATCATGGACCTCGCGCTCAAGGAACCCACCGAGCCAGGCTTCACGAAGATTCACTTCAACGGCACCTTCAACTGGATTCGCCTCAAGCCTGGCATGACCCAGGCGGCGGCGTTTCTGGAGACACACCGTTACGCCGCGCTGGCGGGCGGCAGCATGGGCTTCACCAAGCTCGAAGGCACGACGCTCAACGTGCGCGACAAGGTGTTGTATTCAGCGATGTCGCGCATCGAGAAATCCATGGTGCGCGGCCATCCGGCATCGAGCGACGTGGCGCTGGAGCGGGCGATCAGCGCGGGTGCGGTGTATGCGCTGAACCTGGGCGAGGGCCAGCGCGACACGGAGGGCGCGGCCATCGACAGCGCCTGGGTGCCGCTCGACATGAGCGCGCCCGCAGCGCTGGTGGGCGAGGACCTGGCGGTGGCCGACGCGCTGGGCAATCTGGCAAACCCGGAGCGGATCGCCAACCCCGATAACCTGAAGTTTTCGGAGAAGCTGCGCACGCTTTTTATCGGCGAAGACAGCAGTGCTCACGTGAACAATTTTCTCTGGGCCTATAACGTCGAGACGAAGACGCTCACACGCGTGCTGTCGTGCCCGGCGGGCGCGGAATCGACGGGGCTGCATGCGGTGGATGAGCTCAACGGCTGGACTTACGTGATGAGCAACTTCCAGCACGTGGGCGACTGGGAAAGCCCGTTGCATGACAAGGTCAAGGCAACGCTCGATCCGCTGGTGCGCGCGCGTTATAAAGACCGCTTTGGCGCGGCGGTGGGGTATCTGACGGCGGAACCGGTGGGGCTCAGGCTGTAG